The Streptomyces sp. NBC_00344 genome includes a window with the following:
- a CDS encoding LysR family transcriptional regulator, whose protein sequence is MLDLPRLRALHAISVHGSVAAAAAALGYTPSAVSQQITKLERETRTTLLERRGRGIALTDEALHLADTAQQLLSIVEHAETTLEERRGLPAGRLTIAAFASAARGLLPAVLAELAVSHPSLDARLSEVDPHLSVDLVAKGVTDLAVVHDWDISPLPTPEGVEQAVIGDDGCDLLVPEGHPLVGRTGVLREELARERWICQPPGRICHDWLVRTLRSSGHEPDIVHQAEENHTLLALVAAGLGVALIPRLGRGPLPPGVVAVQLDPVPVRRLYALWRTGAARRPAITETVRRLQEHWPPRQVA, encoded by the coding sequence TGGGCTACACCCCCTCCGCGGTCTCGCAGCAGATCACCAAGCTGGAGCGGGAGACCAGGACCACCCTCCTCGAACGCCGGGGCCGCGGGATCGCGCTCACCGACGAGGCGCTGCACCTGGCCGATACCGCACAGCAGTTGCTCTCCATCGTGGAACACGCCGAGACCACCCTGGAGGAGCGCAGGGGCCTGCCGGCCGGGCGCCTGACCATCGCCGCCTTCGCTTCGGCCGCGCGCGGACTGCTGCCCGCCGTCCTGGCCGAACTGGCCGTGTCGCACCCCTCGCTCGACGCCCGGCTGAGCGAGGTCGATCCCCATCTCTCGGTCGATCTGGTGGCCAAGGGCGTGACCGATCTGGCGGTGGTCCACGACTGGGACATCTCACCGCTGCCCACCCCCGAGGGTGTCGAGCAGGCGGTGATCGGTGACGACGGGTGCGATCTGCTGGTGCCCGAAGGACATCCGCTCGTGGGACGCACCGGGGTGCTGCGCGAGGAACTGGCCAGGGAGCGGTGGATCTGCCAGCCACCCGGTCGGATCTGTCACGACTGGCTGGTGCGCACCCTGCGCAGCTCCGGCCACGAGCCCGACATCGTTCACCAGGCGGAGGAGAACCACACCCTGCTCGCCCTGGTCGCGGCCGGGCTCGGGGTCGCCCTGATCCCCCGGCTCGGGCGCGGGCCGCTGCCGCCCGGAGTGGTGGCCGTGCAGCTCGACCCGGTGCCCGTGCGGCGGCTGTACGCACTGTGGCGGACCGGGGCCGCCAGGCGTCCCGCCATCACCGAGACGGTACGCAGACTCCAGGAGCACTGGCCGCCCCGCCAGGTCGCGTGA